One Hevea brasiliensis isolate MT/VB/25A 57/8 chromosome 5, ASM3005281v1, whole genome shotgun sequence genomic region harbors:
- the LOC110633651 gene encoding thylakoid membrane protein TERC, chloroplastic, translating into MGLASVIHNGFHTPLKFDSIRVPPFSATAQALKWTRIHFPPSYSVTHIFRDQYYPIACSRGAEQEADLSTSESEGGSSRTNDEASLYVDKKLGEKTQDHGNYTTSIKTVALCVCTAVAFGIGIGLKDGVGKASEFFAGYILEQSLSVDNLFVFVLIFKYFKVPLMYQNRVLSYGIASAIVFRLSLILLGTATLQRFEAVNLFLAIILLYSCFKLFVSEEDDTDLSNNFVVKTCRRYIPVTSNYDGNRFITNQDGVWKATPLLLTVAVIELSDIAFAVDSIPAVFGVTRDPFIVFTSNLFAILGLRSLYTLISEGMAELEYLQPSIAVVLGFIGCKMILDFFGIHVSTEVSLGFVATSLSAGVLLSLLKKSD; encoded by the exons ATGGGACTGGCTTCCGTCATCCACAATGGTTTTCATACTCCTCTTAAATTCGATTCTATTAGGGTTCCGCCATTCTCAGCGACAGCTCAAGCTCTCAAATGGACCAGAATTCACTTCCCTCCCTCCTATTCTg TTACTCACATATTTCGTGATCAATATTATCCAATTGCTTGTTCTAGAGGCGCTGAACAGGAGGCTGATCTATCTACCTCAG AATCTGAGGGCGGCAGTTCTCGGACGAATGATGAAGCTTCCCTTTATGTGGATAAAAAATTAGGGGAGAAAACTCAGGACCATGGAAATTATACAACCTCTATTAAAACTGTTGCTTTATGC GTTTGCACTGCTGTGGCATTTGGCATTGGTATTGGTTTGAAAGATGGAGTTGGCAAAGCATCAGAGTTTTTTGCTGG GTATATATTGGAGCAAAGTTTGTCAGTGGACAACCTATTTGTCTTTGTACTGATTTTCAAATATTTTAAAGTGCCACTCATGTATCAG AATCGGGTACTTTCATATGGTATTGCCAGTGCAATCGTCTTTCGTTTGTCACTGATACTACTTGGAACAGCTACTCTGCAG AGGTTTGAGGCTGTCAACTTATTCCTGGCTATAATACTCTTGTACTCATGTTTCAAG CTATTTGTCAGTGAAGAGGATGACACTGACTTATCCAACAACTTTGTAGTGAAGACATGCCGGAGATACATCCCTGTTACAT CTAATTATGATGGGAATCGTTTCATAACAAATCAGGATGGTGTGTGGAAA GCCACACCTTTGCTTCTCACAGTAGCAGTTATTGAGCTCAGTGATATAGCATTTGCT GTCGATTCAATACCAGCTGTCTTTGGTGTTACGCGGGATCCTTTCATTGTTTTTACTTCTAATCTCTTTGCCATCTTAG GTTTAAGGTCGCTTTATACGCTTATTTCTGAAGGTATGGCAGAGTTAGAGTATTTACAG CCTTCGATTGCTGTTGTTCTAGGCTTCATTGGTTGTAAGATGATCCTGGATTTCTTTG GGATTCATGTATCAACTGAGGTCTCTCTTGGTTTTGTAGCAACGAGTCTTAGTGCAGGTGTGCTATTGAGTCTATTGAAGAAGTCTGACTAG
- the LOC110633638 gene encoding protein MODIFIER OF SNC1 11 isoform X1, protein MATDTENLTTTAAALQDNPSKTLGETVAAPSVPDRVEDSTINSPSIASSGTDTIKNDGEDSKSSKGTAVSRSGDTAAVSDTEKKIRRAERFGITVQLSEQEKRNSRAERFGTGVALKTSEELKRKARAERFGILATADEEAKKKARLERFAPTSKTDVLGEEKRKAKDIRNSQPSSNSLPINGKGNIEPKAAIAGKAGGGS, encoded by the exons ATGGCCACTGATACGGAGAATCTCACCACAACCGCTGCTGCTCTGCAAGACAACCCTAGCAAAACCCTAGGCGAGACAGTCGCTGCCCCCTCCGTGCCAGATCGAGTAGAGGATTCCACCATCAATTCCCCATCTATCGCTAGTTCAGGTACGGACACTATTAAGAACGACGGCGAGGATTCGAAGAGCAGCAAGGGCACCGCGGTCTCGCGTTCGGGGGATACCGCTGCAGTATCTGACACCGAGAAGAAGATCCGCCGCGCCGAGCGCTTTGGAATTACTGTTCAGTTGTCTGAGCAAGAAAAACGCAATTCTCGGGCTGAAAG GTTTGGCACTGGTGTTGCATTAAAGACCTCAGAGGAGCTGAAGAGGAAGGCTAGGGCAGAGAG gTTTGGAATTCTTGCGACTGCTGATGAGGAAGCAAAGAAAAAAGCTCGACTTGAAAGATTTGCACCAACTTCTAAAACAGATGTGCTGGGAGAAGAGAAAAGGAAGGCAAAAGATATCAG AAATTCACAACCCTCTTCTAATTCTCTGCCAATAAATGGCAAAGGAAACATTGAACCT AAGGCAGCTATTGCAGGCAAGGCTGGTGGAGGGTCCTGA
- the LOC110633638 gene encoding protein MODIFIER OF SNC1 11 isoform X2, whose product MATDTENLTTTAAALQDNPSKTLGETVAAPSVPDRVEDSTINSPSIASSGTDTIKNDGEDSKSSKGTAVSRSGDTAAVSDTEKKIRRAERFGITVQLSEQEKRNSRAERFGTGVALKTSEELKRKARAERFGILATADEEAKKKARLERFAPTSKTDVLGEEKRKAKDIRNSQPSSNSLPINGKGNIEPAAIAGKAGGGS is encoded by the exons ATGGCCACTGATACGGAGAATCTCACCACAACCGCTGCTGCTCTGCAAGACAACCCTAGCAAAACCCTAGGCGAGACAGTCGCTGCCCCCTCCGTGCCAGATCGAGTAGAGGATTCCACCATCAATTCCCCATCTATCGCTAGTTCAGGTACGGACACTATTAAGAACGACGGCGAGGATTCGAAGAGCAGCAAGGGCACCGCGGTCTCGCGTTCGGGGGATACCGCTGCAGTATCTGACACCGAGAAGAAGATCCGCCGCGCCGAGCGCTTTGGAATTACTGTTCAGTTGTCTGAGCAAGAAAAACGCAATTCTCGGGCTGAAAG GTTTGGCACTGGTGTTGCATTAAAGACCTCAGAGGAGCTGAAGAGGAAGGCTAGGGCAGAGAG gTTTGGAATTCTTGCGACTGCTGATGAGGAAGCAAAGAAAAAAGCTCGACTTGAAAGATTTGCACCAACTTCTAAAACAGATGTGCTGGGAGAAGAGAAAAGGAAGGCAAAAGATATCAG AAATTCACAACCCTCTTCTAATTCTCTGCCAATAAATGGCAAAGGAAACATTGAACCT GCAGCTATTGCAGGCAAGGCTGGTGGAGGGTCCTGA
- the LOC110633632 gene encoding probable protein phosphatase 2C 38: protein MVKPCWRPRVDDDASGKVDGLLGYKDLGNHLYGEFSMAIIQVKNLLEDQSQLESGPLSYSNSGPQGTFIGVYDGHAGIEASSFIRHNLFSNFKAFVSEHQEASENVLKKAFSATEENFLSLMRKQWLSRPQIASVGSCCLVGVVCNGLLYVANAGDSRVVLGRAQKGSRRVAAIQLSKEHNVNIESVRNELRSSHPDDSQIVVLKHKVWLVKGIIQVSKSIGDAYLKNTEFNKKPLQSKYRLPESFHKPILSSEPSVLVHKLQPEDQFLIFASDGLREHLTNQKAVDIVQNFPRNGIAKRLVKAALKEAAKKREMRYSDLEKIDRGVRRHFHDDITVMVVFIDSHMINRSSSNNYPFSIRGGITSPANL, encoded by the exons ATGGTTAAACCTTGTTGGAGGCCTCGTGTTGACGATGATGCCAGTGGGAAGGTTGATGGATTGTTGGGGTACAAAGACTTGGGGAACCATCTTTATGGAGAGTTCTCAATGGCTATAATTCAAGTCAAAAATTTATTAGaggatcaaagccaacttgaatcAGGGCCTTTGAGCTATAGCAATTCAGGTCCTCAGGGGACTTTTATTGGAGTGTATGATGGACATGCAGGAATTGAGGCTTCAAGTTTCATTCGTCACAATCTTTTCTCCAATTTCAAGG CATTTGTGTCTGAGCACCAGGAGGCATCAGAAAATGTTCTTAAGAAGGCTTTTTCAGCGACAGAGGAGAATTTTCTTTCTCTTATGAGAAAACAGTGGCTCAGTAGGCCCCAGATAGCATCAGTGGGATCTTGTTGTTTGGTGGGAGTTGTATGCAATGGACTGTTGTATGTTGCTAACGCTGGAGACTCTCGGGTAGTCTTAGGGAGAGCACAAAAAGGAAGCCGGAGAGTTGCAGCCATACAATTATCTAAAGAGCACAATGTAAATATAGAATCTGTGAGAAATGAACTTCGATCTTCACATCCTGATGATTCCCAGATTGTTGTCCTGAAGCACAAAGTGTGGCTTGTCAAAGGCATCATACAG GTTTCAAAATCCATTGGAGATGCCTATCTTAAAAATACAGAGTTCAACAAAAAGCCTCTACAGTCCAAGTATAGATTGCCTGAATCTTTCCACAAGCCAATCCTCAGTTCAGAGCCATCAGTCTTAGTCCATAAACTCCAACCAGAAGACCAGTTCCTAATATTTGCTTCTGATGGTTTACGGGAGCATCTCACCAACCAGAAAGCTGTCGACATTGTGCAAAATTTCCCTCGCAAT GGAATTGCCAAGAGACTCGTTAAAGCCGCACTCAAGGAAGCAGCCAAAAAAAGAGAAATGAGGTATTCAGATTTGGAAAAAATTGATAGGGGGGTGAGGAGACATTTTCATGATGATATCACAGTTATGGTTGTGTTCATAGATTCTCACATGATCAATAGAAGCTCGTCCAATAATTATCCATTTTCAATTCGTGGAGGAATCACCAGCCCAGCTAACTTATAG